One stretch of Streptomyces peucetius DNA includes these proteins:
- a CDS encoding DUF4229 domain-containing protein, whose protein sequence is MSAARTSAAIRYTALRLAIFVGCFVVVAGLVQIGALPKGLGDSNFVWVVLLALVLSAPLSFVLLRKQRDAMSEQIVTKVDSAKARLDANRTQEDGLAR, encoded by the coding sequence GTGTCCGCTGCAAGGACGAGCGCCGCGATCCGGTACACCGCACTGCGTCTGGCGATCTTCGTCGGATGCTTCGTCGTCGTGGCCGGGCTGGTCCAGATCGGGGCCCTGCCCAAGGGGCTCGGCGACTCCAACTTCGTCTGGGTCGTTCTGCTCGCGCTCGTGCTCTCCGCGCCGCTCAGCTTCGTTCTGCTGCGCAAGCAGCGCGACGCGATGTCCGAACAGATCGTCACCAAGGTGGACAGCGCCAAGGCCCGCCTGGACGCCAACCGCACCCAGGAGGACGGCCTCGCCCGATAG
- a CDS encoding dicarboxylate/amino acid:cation symporter, with protein sequence MSANTASTPAGNRSGSGFRIPKIPFWAQIVAGLALGVLLGWLARSQDIAWLKDTLDQIGSIFVQLLKLAVAPLVFFAILVSITNLRKVNNAARLATRTLLWFMITSLLAVAIGLTIGLLTDPGAGTGLTPKDGQKPENAGSWIDFLTGIVPTDVITPFTELEVLQIVFMAVVAGVAALKLGERAKPILALSESVLELLQKALWWVIRLAPIGTVGLIGFAIADYGWDLIGKYATFTADVYIGCALVLFGVYPLLLATVAKVNPLQFFKGAWPAIQLAFVSRSSVGTMPVTQKVTERLGVPKEYTSFAVPFGATTKMDGCAAIYPALAAIFIAQIFDVQLGIQDYLLIAFVSVVGSAATAGLTGATVMLTLTLSTLGLPLEGVGLLMAIDPILDMMRTATNVAGQALVPVIVAAREQILDRDAYNSATPSPIDDIDSGADADADAVEAGQKAAVPVPA encoded by the coding sequence GTGTCCGCGAACACCGCGTCCACCCCTGCCGGAAATCGGTCCGGCTCCGGTTTCCGCATACCCAAGATCCCCTTCTGGGCCCAGATCGTCGCCGGTCTGGCGCTCGGTGTCCTGCTCGGCTGGCTGGCCCGCAGCCAGGACATCGCCTGGCTGAAGGACACCCTCGACCAGATCGGCTCGATCTTCGTCCAGCTGCTGAAGCTGGCCGTCGCGCCGCTCGTCTTCTTCGCGATCCTGGTGTCCATCACCAACCTGCGGAAGGTCAACAACGCCGCCCGGCTGGCCACTCGCACCCTGCTCTGGTTCATGATCACGTCGCTGCTCGCCGTGGCCATCGGCCTGACCATCGGTCTGCTCACCGACCCGGGCGCGGGCACCGGACTCACCCCCAAGGACGGCCAGAAGCCGGAGAACGCCGGGTCCTGGATCGACTTCCTCACCGGCATCGTCCCGACGGACGTGATCACGCCGTTCACCGAGCTCGAAGTGCTCCAGATCGTCTTCATGGCCGTCGTCGCCGGCGTCGCCGCGCTCAAGCTCGGGGAGCGCGCCAAGCCGATCCTCGCGCTGAGCGAGTCGGTCCTCGAGCTGCTGCAGAAGGCCCTGTGGTGGGTCATCCGCCTCGCGCCCATCGGCACCGTCGGCCTCATCGGCTTCGCCATCGCCGACTACGGCTGGGACCTGATCGGGAAGTACGCCACCTTCACCGCCGACGTCTACATCGGCTGCGCCCTGGTCCTGTTCGGCGTCTACCCGCTGCTGCTGGCGACCGTCGCCAAGGTCAACCCCCTCCAGTTCTTCAAGGGCGCCTGGCCCGCCATCCAGCTGGCGTTCGTCTCCCGCTCCTCGGTCGGCACCATGCCGGTCACCCAGAAGGTCACCGAGCGTCTCGGCGTCCCGAAGGAGTACACGAGCTTCGCGGTGCCGTTCGGCGCGACCACCAAGATGGACGGCTGCGCCGCCATCTACCCGGCGCTCGCGGCGATCTTCATCGCGCAGATCTTCGACGTGCAGCTCGGGATCCAGGACTACCTGCTGATCGCCTTCGTCTCCGTCGTCGGCTCCGCGGCGACGGCCGGTCTGACCGGCGCCACCGTGATGCTGACGCTGACCCTCTCGACGCTGGGCCTCCCGCTGGAGGGCGTCGGTCTGCTGATGGCGATCGACCCGATCCTCGACATGATGCGCACTGCCACGAACGTCGCCGGCCAGGCGCTCGTTCCGGTCATCGTCGCGGCCCGCGAGCAGATCCTCGACCGGGACGCGTACAACTCCGCGACGCCCTCGCCCATCGACGACATCGACTCCGGCGCGGACGCCGACGCCGATGCGGTCGAGGCCGGGCAGAAGGCGGCCGTGCCGGTCCCCGCGTAA
- a CDS encoding TetR/AcrR family transcriptional regulator: MSAVKGVRAKRMPRAVREQQMMDAAVHTFGQRGYRAASMDEIAELAGVSKPLVYLYLNSKEELFTACIRREAQRLTEAVQAAIQPGLTADQQMWAGLEAFFRHTQENPDGWSVLHRQARTHGEPFAAEVSKMREDIAAFVTVLIGAAARQGVPPAPGAAGSHRSGELADRDVEGLAQALVGAAESLAGWANDAGGISAKEAAGLLMNFAWTGLGGLMQGERWSHR; this comes from the coding sequence ATGAGTGCTGTGAAGGGCGTGAGGGCCAAGCGCATGCCGCGCGCCGTGCGCGAGCAGCAGATGATGGACGCCGCCGTGCACACCTTCGGGCAGCGCGGCTACCGGGCCGCGTCGATGGACGAGATCGCGGAGCTCGCGGGTGTCTCCAAGCCCCTGGTGTACCTGTACCTGAACTCCAAGGAGGAGCTGTTCACCGCCTGCATCCGGCGGGAGGCGCAGCGGCTCACCGAGGCCGTGCAGGCGGCGATCCAGCCGGGGCTCACGGCCGACCAGCAGATGTGGGCGGGGCTGGAGGCGTTCTTCCGGCACACCCAGGAGAACCCGGACGGCTGGTCCGTGCTGCACCGCCAGGCCCGCACGCACGGTGAGCCGTTCGCGGCGGAGGTCTCGAAGATGCGGGAGGACATCGCCGCCTTCGTGACCGTACTGATCGGAGCGGCGGCCCGCCAGGGCGTGCCTCCGGCGCCGGGTGCGGCGGGCTCGCACCGGAGCGGCGAGCTGGCCGACCGGGATGTGGAAGGGCTCGCCCAGGCGCTCGTGGGAGCCGCCGAGTCGCTCGCGGGGTGGGCGAACGACGCCGGCGGCATCTCGGCGAAGGAGGCCGCCGGCCTGTTGATGAACTTCGCGTGGACCGGGCTGGGCGGCCTCATGCAGGGGGAGCGCTGGTCCCACCGCTGA